GCCCCGGGGTGGCGTTCCCTCCCTGCCACATCCAGCAGATTGGTGCCGTCAGCCTTAACGGTCTGCCCGCCACACCCATCGCTCCTGCCTCCGGTGAGGGCAGCTTCTGGGAGGTTTCAGGACAAGTGGGGAGTCTGCCTTGTCTGGATCCCTGTGTctgaccctctctccctccccagggCTACACTCACCCCCACTGCTGGGCACAGCTGCTGTTCCTGGCCTGATGGCACCCATTCCCAACGGCTTCCCAGGCGTCCTGCCCCTTCCCGGGAGCCACCCTGCCCTGGAGACTGTGTGTGCCAATGGTCTTGTACCCTACCCAGGTAATTTGGGAGAGTGCTCCAGAGCCAAGGACAGTGTCTGGAGTAGGTCTGGTAACTGAGGGACATGCCTGGGTCCCCACAGCCTTACACCCTTGCATGGCAGGACCAGACAAAGAGTAGCAGGTGTGGGcacaggaagaggatgaggaggaagggtaCATCACAACCACACACTTTGTGAGTTGGTTCTGGGTTCAAATTCCAGTTCTAGCTGGTTTCTAAAGTGGAAAATGGGACAGGTGACATCCAGGGCACGGTGTTCAGCCCGTGTTGAGCACATATCTCATCTGCTGTTAGGGAAGGAGGTCATATTATATAGTCTACATCTGCCTTCCGTTTCCTGTGTGTGCAGGCTGAGCCTAGACttccctctgtagcccaggctggccgtACACCAAGGGCAGTCCTCTAGCCTCGGCTTCCCAATGCTAAGATAACAGCCGTGAGCTTAATTCTTTATTCTGTAGCTGGCTCTGGGCTTTGTGCAAGTGATTCAGGGTGGACCTGAACTGCCAGCCTTCAGTAACGGCCCAAACCAGGAACTGGGTAGACCGTGAAACACTCAGGGGTCCCCACAGGCTGGATGAGGGAGTCTGCAGGGGATGGGGTGTGGCAAGTGACTCTCAGATGAGGGGTTTTCCTGGGTGCTGAGGGGGGATGGTCACACGGGTTCCCTTGTCCCCTGTGGTTTGCTGTGGGTGTGTGTACCCCTGGGCGAGTTGACCCACATCTCAGATGCAGTTTCCTTGGCTCGCCTGTGGGGGTTAACACAGAAGGGAAGCGGGTGTCTGTGGGTGTCGACACTCAGTTCATCCCCTGCCCTGCAGCTCAGAGCCCCACTGTGGCAGAGACCCTCCATCCTGCCTTCTCCGGAGTCCAGCAGTACACAGGTAGAGGCAGCCCCGTCCTGAGCGCTCTCCTCAGGGTCTCAGCCATCTGTACACGAGACCCCTAAGGAATGCACACGTTCCCTTAAGCCTGAAGCTCCCCACATCTCATTCCCAGGACCCAAAGGGACCTGACCCCCTCCAAAGCCAGAGCCGCCTCTGTCTGTGCACCTTAAGTAGCTGTGCCCCACCTCACTGTGTGACCCTAACCCTGCCTCCAGAGACCCTGCCTAGCTAAGTTCATTCATTAGACATGCCTCCATCCCTGCCTCTCACCTGGAGCTCTGCTCTTACACCCTTTCCACGCTGCCTTTCCTGCCACGGCCTGTCCCAGCCCTTCGCCCATACCTCTTCCCTCCACTATGCCCCAACTCCACCTCTTGGCCAAAGTGGTTCTACCCTCCACTGGCCCTGCTCCCTTGAGTTCAGGGTGGGGCGGGGCCAGGGCTGAGGGTTGTGGCCAGGGCCAGAGAGGCGGGGCCGTAGCTGAATGATGGGGCGGGGCCAGGGTTGAGGGGTGAGTCAGGGACTGGGCGAGGCAAGGGGCATGTTTGGAACTGGTCAAGACCAGGGTCTGGGACAAGGTAGAGCCAGAGTGGTGGTCGGGATAGAAGAGGATGGGGACAGAGCTAAGGACCAGAATCAGGGCATAAGGGGCAGAGTTCGAGCCTGGGGAATAGGCTCAGGTCACAAGGAGCAGGGCCAGAGCCACAGCTTATGGGGAACCAGAATGAAGGGCAAAGGCATGGTAGAAGGCAGAACATGGGGCTAGTGACCCTAGCCTACCCCTCAGCCATGGACCTGCCCCTCAAGCTATGGCCCCACCCACTCTAGTTTCTACCTTCATCTGACCAAGACACCTGCCCTGACCCTGGACCTTAGACCCTGGTCCTGGCTTAGCCTTGCCCCTCAATACATTCTTAGCTCTGGCCCTCCTTGCCTGGCTCGGTCGCAGTCCTGGCTGTGCCCCGCCTCCAGGTCTGGCCCCACCCAGGCCCCTCCTACTTTCCTGCCTCGCCCCTCAGCCCTGGCCTTACCTCTCTGGCCCTGGTCCCACACCACCCTCAGCTCCGTCACAGCCCCTCGATCCACCCAAAGCTGGCCCTAGGCCCGGGCTCTGCCCCTTGTCTCCATCCTTCAGCCCTTACCCCACCCTTCCGTCCCGCCCTTGGTACTGGCTCTACCCGGTCCCTTAGCCTCACTATCCGTCCTGGTCCTGCCACTCAGCGCAAATCCCAGCTGGGCCCCACCCCCTAGGCACCGCCCCTCAGCCGCAGCCCCGCCCCATCCTGCCgcagcccagccccaccccttTGCCCCGGCCTGATCCTCAGCCCCGCCTACCTCGACCCCAGCCTAGCCCTCTGCTCTGGTCCTGCGGCTCAGCAcggcctctgctctctgcagccaTGTATCCCACCGCGGCCATCGCGCCCGTGGCACACAGCGTTCCGCAGCCTCCGCACCTCCTGCAGCAGCAGCGTGAAGGTGAGGCGACCCCTGCCAGCCCCACCCTCACCTGCACTGCTGACCTCGCCCCTCCATGGAACGGCGGCCCTTGAGGTTCCCACCCCCTATGGACAAGCGAGGAAACCCTTTTTTTGGTGCGCGTTTGTGCAAGAAGGCATCTTGGGTAAACTGAGGCCTTCCCAGTGAAGCCAAAACTGTGGAGGGCATGCGGGAGAAAACAGGAGTCTGGAGTCTGAGGAGGTATCTTGGGTAAACTGAGGCCTTCCCAGTAAAGCAAAGCCTGTGGAAGGAATGGGGGAGGAAGCAGGAGTCCGGAGTCCTGCAACCCAGGGCCACTCACATCCTCTTCTGACTGGGCACGGTGATCAGAGTATTTAACgacctgcctcagtttccccatctggaGCTCAGGTGTCCTGGCCTCATCTGTGTAGACATGGAGTCACTGAGAAGTTCCTGGCATATGGGCCTTCTCTGCAGGAAGCTTTTACCTACCTATGGACCAGTAGGGCCTGGGGAGAGGTGGAAGAGGGTGCTTCAGGAGAGTCTGCCTTCACCTGTGATGGGGCTCACACTCCAGGGTGCAGGGACTGAGTTCACGGCTGAGCCCTTGGACTTTTGAGGGTAGCTAGTGCCCCTGGATTGTCCCACGTCCCACACTGGGCTGCACTGTGTCACCTGGACACTTGTGCCTGAGGCCACCAGCAGGACATGCTTGTCTATTGACAGCTAGGACGTGAAACAGGTGACATCCGAGGACACTTGGGGAAGGCTGGCCATGCAGGCCCCTCCCAGGCCCTCCTTCAAGTCCAGGACAGGAGTCTGGATAAAGGCGCCCGTCACCAAGCAAGATAAATCCCATGTGACGGATCCCtgcacattgtcctctgacctctccataCATACACTGTGGTACACTCGCCCCTAAATTTAAAccacatagacagagagacagacaacatCTGTACCTTGCAACTACAGGCTTGGCTCCCTCATgggaatgaacgaatgaatgaatcaatctctctctctctctctctctctctctctctctctctctctctctctcagctttttttaagacaaggtctcactgtgtagcttatGCTGGGCTCATAAGCCCAGcgaccctcctgcctcaccctcccaagTGCCGCCATGATGGGTGTGTGCCTCCAATCTGGCCTCTGGGCTTCTTTTAAACGGCAGGTGTTTGTTAGACCAGCACCAGGCCCATGAGCCACTGCTGAGCCGCAGCCCCCATCACTCCACCCCATCCGCCTGACTCCAGTACTCAGCCTGAGGAGGCTGGCAGAGATGGGGTGGGGCTTTGGGAATCATCAGGGAGGCTCAGACTTGCGGGGTCTCAGCAGGGACGAAGATGCTAACTGGGTTTGCTCTGTGGTGAACTGGTGGTTGGGTGGACTGATGAGGGCTCTCAGGGCCCAACCCTGTCCcagcctttctctctgtgtgtcttgagGAGCACCCCACTGTATCCACAGCCAGAGACAAGGACTGGACCCCAACCCAGGGGGGGTCCGCCTCCTCTCCTTGGGGGCTTTAtgtctttctctcccccacctACAGGTCCCGAAGGCTGTAACCTGTTTATCTACCACCTCCCCCAGGAGTTTGGAGACACGGAGCTGACCCAGATGTTCCTCCCCTTCGGCAATATCATCTCCTCCAAGGTGTTTATGGATCGGGCTACCAACCAGAGCAAGTGTTTCGGTGAGTGGACATACCTCGAGACCCCCATTGAGGGTCTGGGGGTGTGGTCAAGGGTGGAGTCCCACTtagaattccccagtgaggggctgagggcgTGGTCAGGGGTGGAGCCCAGACTAGAGtttcccagtgaggggctgagggcgTGGTCAAGGGTGGAGCCCAGACTAGAGtttcccagtgaggggctgagggcgTGGTCAAGGGTGGAGCCCAGACTAGAGTTTCCCAGTGAGGGGGCTGAGGGCGTGGTCAGGGGTGGAGCCCAGACTAGAGTTTCCCTGTGAGGGTCTGGGGGCGTGGTCAgggtagagagcttgcctggcatgcataagGTTCTGGAATAATCCTCAATGCCACATCAGTGTTGTAGGAAGAAAGCGAGGCTGTGGCCCCCGCACCACAAGGGAAGTTGAGCAGATTGGATGGGGTGAGGCCCCCACCCCTGGAGCGGACAAGACCAGCGTTCTCTCCAGGAAGCCGGGACCACGCCCCTCACCAGCACCTGTCACTTTGTTCTCTCAGGATTCGTGAGCTTTGACCACCCGGCCAGCGCGCAGGCGGCCATCCAGGCCATGAACGGCTTTCAGATTGGTATGAAGAGGCTGAAGGTGCAGCTGAAGAGACCCAAAGACCCAGGACACCCGTACTGACCACGCCCACAGCTCCTCCGCTGTGGGTCTGGCCCCAGGTGAGCCGCCAGGCGGCCCCGTGCTCCGCCCAGCCCTGGTGTCATTCAACCCTCCTCCCATCCCAAGCTCACTCTCCAAATCCTGGGGGCGGGAGTGACACTCCAAGAGGCTGACTGGGGATtcaacccctcccccatcaccttGTGGCTTGGGTGGCAGAGAGGGTGGGATTAGGGTGGGGAAACCGGAGAGAAAGCTAGGAGGTTCCACCCTGGGGACTTCCTTCCCAGGGAAAGTTTTGAAGGATGAATAGAAGTTCATTCTAGTGAACTTCTGGTTTGGGGCTTGTGGTCTGGGGTGCAGGATGTGATGGGCGGGACTTCTGTCCCATCCTGTGAGGCTGTTCCCCCCAGCCAAGAAGCCctaatccagagaaaggatgcCGTACAGCACACACCCAGATCTGTGTCCCTACAGCTGAACTTGGAATGCCCAGTTAAGCTTGGCCCAGGACTGAAGCAGAGGAAATGGGGACACGCCATAGTCTTGTGGTCCCCCACCTCTGTCCTCACCAGCCCCCGTGGACCCTGAGAATCCTGTCTTCTAATTTCATGCCCAGTGGGTTAACAAAACCCAGAGTGCCGCTTGCaatctcacaaaacaaacaacacaaaaccaaatacccaaacaaacaagcaaaaaaccccaaaagtcaACTTCCCCTTCAACATTCTCTGCACTTTCTTTGGGACTGAACTGATTTTAAAAGGTGGAACCAACTGAACAATGACGTCATGGAGGTGACAGCTCAgctaccagcagcagcagccttcagAGCACCCAGGAATactttttcttttaggttttttttttttttccttcttctaccACCCAGCCCAGGGCCTGGTAGAGATCGGCAGTCTTTAATCCTTCAGTGTTTTTGTCCGTTATCTGGGTCTTTTGGGCTTTATCTATTTTGGCTTCGATTAGGAAACCCATCAATCAGGTAGAAACCCCCAGACGGCTGCCATATTTTCACTTTTAACCCAGTGTTCTGCTCACCATCTGCTCTGGGCTGGGCAGGGGGGTTCCATGTCAGGAGCAAATGCCCCCGTACTGATGGTGACTGTCAGGAACTGTTATTTTGAAAACGCTGGGGTTTTCTTGCCAGGACAAAGTGGGGCAGGGTGTTCTGTGCCCCACTCTACTGCTCCCCAATATTCCCCCATCCTCCCCAGGTTGAGCGGTTCCCCCGCTTCCAACCACTCCAGGACTTTTATGTAAATTACAGCCAAGTTTGGACACCAGCTCTCCCAGTGACCCCCTTCCTCCACCTGTTCCCCACTCACGGCCCCCCAAATTCCGAAGCCACCAAAAGCCACCTGAGGTACAGAAGGCTCCGTGGTGTGTCGTGGGGCGGGGAACAGGAGTCTGAGCCCGGGTCTGAGGGGCCCATACACTGCCAATCACCACCCGCCCCTCGACTTGGGGACACCCCCCACCTGACTCGGCTTTTCCG
Above is a window of Arvicanthis niloticus isolate mArvNil1 chromosome 22, mArvNil1.pat.X, whole genome shotgun sequence DNA encoding:
- the Celf5 gene encoding CUGBP Elav-like family member 5 isoform X5: MLCGTQMARPIQVKPADSESRGGRDRKLFVGMLNKQQSEEDVLRLFQPFGVIDECTVLRGPDGSSKGCAFVKFSSHTEAQAAIHALHGSQTMPGASSSLVVKFADTDKERTLRRMQQMVGQLGILTPSLTLPFSPYSAYAQALMQQQTTVLSTSGSYLSPGVAFPPCHIQQIGAVSLNGLPATPIAPASGLHSPPLLGTAAVPGLMAPIPNGFPGVLPLPGSHPALETVCANGLVPYPAQSPTVAETLHPAFSGVQQYTAMYPTAAIAPVAHSVPQPPHLLQQQREGPEGCNLFIYHLPQEFGDTELTQMFLPFGNIISSKVFMDRATNQSKCFGFVSFDHPASAQAAIQAMNGFQIGMKRLKVQLKRPKDPGHPY
- the Celf5 gene encoding CUGBP Elav-like family member 5 isoform X7, whose product is MLCGTQMARPIQVKPADSESRGGDRKLFVGMLNKQQSEEDVLRLFQPFGVIDECTVLRGPDGSSKGCAFVKFSSHTEAQAAIHALHGSQTMPGASSSLVVKFADTDKERTLRRMQQMVGQLGILTPSLTLPFSPYSAYAQALMQQQTTVLSTSGSYLSPGVAFPPCHIQQIGAVSLNGLPATPIAPASGLHSPPLLGTAAVPGLMAPIPNGFPGVLPLPGSHPALETVCANGLVPYPAQSPTVAETLHPAFSGVQQYTAMYPTAAIAPVAHSVPQPPHLLQQQREGVWRHGADPDVPPLRQYHLLQGVYGSGYQPEQVFRIREL
- the Celf5 gene encoding CUGBP Elav-like family member 5 isoform X6; this translates as MARPIQVKPADSESRGGRDRKLFVGMLNKQQSEEDVLRLFQPFGVIDECTVLRGPDGSSKGCAFVKFSSHTEAQAAIHALHGSQTMPGASSSLVVKFADTDKERTLRRMQQMVGQLGILTPSLTLPFSPYSAYAQALMQQQTTVLSTSGSYLSPGVAFPPCHIQQIGAVSLNGLPATPIAPASGLHSPPLLGTAAVPGLMAPIPNGFPGVLPLPGSHPALETVCANGLVPYPAQSPTVAETLHPAFSGVQQYTAMYPTAAIAPVAHSVPQPPHLLQQQREGPEGCNLFIYHLPQEFGDTELTQMFLPFGNIISSKVFMDRATNQSKCFGFVSFDHPASAQAAIQAMNGFQIGMKRLKVQLKRPKDPGHPY